One segment of Bradyrhizobium sp. CB2312 DNA contains the following:
- a CDS encoding 2-hydroxychromene-2-carboxylate isomerase, whose protein sequence is MAAPLKVEFHFDFGSPNAYLAELALPGIEQRTGVKFDYVPVLLGGVYKATGNLSPAESLRGIRNKPEYNALETQRFLRRHNVTKFTMNPFFPVNTLALMRGAVAAEFEGAFEPYFRAAYHHMWVEPKKMDDPQVFRDAFLSSGLDIDRISARAQQDDVKKRLIENTGSAVARGTFGSPTFFVGDEIYFGKDSLRDVEDEILAQSAAAQRKSA, encoded by the coding sequence ATGGCTGCTCCGCTCAAGGTCGAGTTTCATTTCGATTTCGGCAGTCCCAACGCTTACCTCGCCGAGCTCGCGCTGCCCGGCATCGAGCAACGAACCGGCGTCAAATTCGACTACGTGCCGGTGCTGCTCGGCGGCGTCTACAAAGCGACCGGCAACCTGTCGCCCGCCGAGTCGCTGCGCGGGATCAGGAACAAGCCGGAATACAATGCGCTCGAGACCCAACGCTTCCTGCGCCGGCACAACGTCACGAAGTTCACGATGAACCCGTTCTTCCCGGTGAACACGCTTGCGCTGATGCGCGGCGCCGTTGCCGCGGAGTTCGAGGGGGCGTTCGAGCCCTACTTCCGCGCTGCCTATCACCACATGTGGGTCGAGCCCAAGAAGATGGACGATCCGCAGGTCTTCCGCGATGCGTTTCTGTCGTCAGGGCTGGACATCGATCGCATCAGCGCGCGCGCCCAGCAGGACGACGTCAAGAAGAGGTTGATCGAGAACACTGGCAGCGCCGTGGCGCGCGGTACGTTCGGCTCGCCGACGTTCTTCGTCGGCGACGAGATCTACTTTGGCAAGGACAGCCTGCGCGATGTCGAGGACGAAATCCTAGCGCAATCGGCGGCGGCGCAGCGTAAGAGCGCCTGA
- a CDS encoding helix-turn-helix domain-containing protein codes for MKWDTLEEEPCSLARTVAVIGDRWSLLILRECFLRIRRFDDFQTSLGITRHLLADRLKKFVRFGVLRKIPYQEAPKRYEYILTQKGLDLYPIIMSIVHWGNVHMVDSRGRPLLHEHKNCHKMFDPVMICSECGEPLTAKAVHVHPGPGARRSLPTSNGVSAKNAG; via the coding sequence ATGAAATGGGATACCCTTGAGGAGGAGCCATGCTCTCTCGCCCGTACCGTGGCGGTGATCGGTGACCGCTGGAGCCTCCTCATCCTGCGCGAATGTTTCTTGCGCATCCGCAGATTTGATGACTTCCAGACGTCGCTCGGAATCACCCGCCATCTGCTCGCCGATCGGCTGAAGAAATTTGTCCGCTTTGGCGTCCTGCGCAAGATTCCGTATCAAGAAGCGCCGAAGCGCTACGAGTATATCCTGACGCAAAAGGGTCTCGATCTCTATCCAATCATCATGTCGATTGTGCACTGGGGCAACGTCCACATGGTCGACTCGCGCGGACGACCGCTGCTGCATGAACACAAGAACTGCCACAAGATGTTTGATCCTGTCATGATCTGCTCCGAATGCGGTGAGCCGCTGACGGCGAAGGCAGTCCATGTTCATCCGGGCCCCGGCGCGAGACGGTCTTTGCCGACGAGCAACGGCGTTTCGGCGAAGAACGCTGGTTGA